Proteins encoded together in one Mercenaria mercenaria strain notata chromosome 18, MADL_Memer_1, whole genome shotgun sequence window:
- the LOC123539159 gene encoding uncharacterized protein LOC123539159, translated as MVSVGLYILETIAAIETVFRLSQQYALMLDKNVTVVPVEDQPDIEPRIEPLIGHSTHRTSIHHFSRHGLCSKFEGKRKLYKALKTKFCNTKLSFTAGFVVDLCRRRDGMLDKWVGELFDIDGDGFVTHHEKNIYNYIT; from the exons atGGTATCCGTCGGGTTGTATATCTTAGAAACAATAGCTGCGATAGAAACTGTGTTTAGGTTGTCACAACAATATGCTTTGATGCTGGATAAAAATGTGACTGTTGTACCAGTTGAGGACCAGCCAGATATTGAACCTAGGATTGAACCACTTATTGGACATAGCACGCATCGCAC ATCGATTCATCACTTCTCAAGACACGGTTTGTGTAGCAAATTTGAGGGCAAGAGAAAGCTCTATAAAgccttaaaaacaaaattttgcaacacaaaat TATCCTTCACGGCTGGCTTTGTGGTGGATTTGTGTAGACGTAGAGATGGTATGCTTGATAAATGGGTTGGAGAATTGTTTGACATTGAtg GAGACGGGTTTGTTACCCATCACGAGAAGAACATCTACAATTATATCACGTAA